Part of the Falco naumanni isolate bFalNau1 chromosome 3, bFalNau1.pat, whole genome shotgun sequence genome is shown below.
AAATGGAACCATCTCAAAGCAattaacagggtttttttccattttcataaaCCGATCTCTCTTCTTCTCAATGATGCTGTCATAACATTTGCTCAGAGTGAAAGGCAGATTTCCATACAAACATGGTTTTACTTGGAACATGCCAGAAGCACTTCCACGTTAGCCTGATCTCTCTCCTCAGGAAAAGCTAGGATAATGATGCATGTAAGTGGATGCTTTCACTCTTTTGCACTGGAACTACACATTCTTTGGTGTGTTGGAACAAGAAGGCAGGTTGTTTGCTGCAATGACTGTATTTACAATGTGTTCATTCTGATGAAACAGGTACCAAGTAAATATCATTGGTGCGAAGGTTTTCAGGGGATTAACTAATGTAACAAACCAAGGCTGAAATAGGGGAGCCTTCTACTTCTGCACTGCTTGTCTAAAACAGGCTGAAGCTGGCTCAGTTTCAGTAGCTTTTCCAAATTATGTATCAGCTAGCATCTCCTCTAAAAGTTATGCAAAACAAATAGGGTcaatgctgtttttttctcctgaaaggGGGATTTCCTTCATCTCGATGATTCTGTGAAGTGTCCTCTCATTCAAGCACTAACTGCTCACAGGGACCAGATTCCCTCTCATTTATCACAAGTTTGGCTTTGATCTCTTTAAGAAACAATTATATTGTATTTTCATAGCAGCTCTCATCTCTCTCATTCATCTGATCAAGTTTAATTTTCTGGGGAAACATTACCAAAAATATAGTTGTGTAAACTAGCAGCTGGACAACAGGATCAAAAAGCCCTGGCTTCCCTCGACATTACCAGACTCCAGGCTTACCTCAGTCATCAGTTACtgaaaaatcaagttttatAGAAGGACAGATAATTCTGTAAGATTTCCTTGAGACTTTTCCTTGTCAGATACATTTTGAGCATGTATCTGTTGCTGCAATATAACAGCCTCCCTACATTAAGTACAGAAGGATCCCCCTGccattctgcttttcctttaccAATGCAAGAACAGAATTACACTGCTTATACTAAAAGggtctttttttaaaccacagtaAAGATGGAAAGCAtggcacaaaaaagaaaataatctaatgGCTCTGAGAAGGTAGCACTGCTAACATTAAAACATGTGGTTTGTTCAACAGCACGGCTATACTTGTGAGAAAATCTGTGACCATATGTACGAAATAAGCATGGTTACAAATCAGTTTCTCCAGACCAATTACTCAGAAGCAACCTACAGCAACTAAACAGTAATTGCATCCTGATGTTCAGTAGCAGGTCTACCACAACAAAAGGCTAAAGTGTAAGGAAGACATACGTTGTGTTTCCTGTACACTCTGCACATTGTATTTCTGGAGCAGAAAAAATGGGGAAATGATTAGATCAGAAATTTCAAACCACCAGCTGGAAATAGATGGGTTCAGAATGgtaaagatcttttccaaataATGAAGGAATTTTGGGTTCTTTGTGTTGATATGACCCAGTTAGGGTGGTTTATGCCTGAACTTAACTTTTAGCACATGAACAGTGCAATTTAAAAGCTGATGTTCCTGTGGAACTGAACTGAACTGAACACTTGCAACCCATTTCAAGGACTTCACAAGCTACTTATGGGACAGTAAGAACCGCAGTCACTGTTTAAGTGCACTTTTTCATGGTCCAGATGTGTTGCTActttaaacaacttttttcctgctcttcacCTGGTTTTGGAAGTCTACTGTTTCAGTCTTCTTATTGGGGAAATGACAGATGAGACTTGCCTACCCACTCATCTGATTTCTCACAGAAGTAAATCTCTTATCAGCATCTTGATAACCATACCTGAAGCAATGATGGCAAAGGAAAGGTAGGCAATGGCTTCTTTGATGTCAGCATCCTCCTGTTTGTTCTTCAAGATGGTCAGCGCTCTGAAATGGCAGTGAGTTTGCATCAGCTTCCGGTCTTCATCTTTGAAAATGTCCATgatgggcaggaggcaggaggtaTCTCCAATTCTGATCACTTTCTTTAGCAGCTTAACAATGTGAGAGAAATAGGCAGGAGAGAAAGATCACCATGAAAAGATAAATGAAGTCATGCTAAAGCTGGAAATACTACTGTCTGGTGAGACAAGTATGCTTTTACCCAGTGCTTCCCCACTTTTCACTAGGGCTTAAGTCAGCCATGGTCCAGCCAAGGACCACAAATCTATTTTACTTAACTCCTCAGCTGGCCCCAGTGTAAATACATGTTGGAGAAAACATTAATTCTTATCTTTTCTCACCACCACTGCAGCTGTGGTAACAATTCTGGAGAAATATATAATGCTGCCTTGCTTACTTTGGGTACATCTATTTCAGACTGGCAGTTAACTGGTTTTGTAAACACAGCTGAACCACAGGATGATTGCCCCAAATAAAGAAAGTTTCTGTGGAACAGAAGCATTCCAGTGACCCCTTTTGACTGTAGAACTGAAACCAGTGAATTAATGGAAAATCAGTGAAGTGCTGTGTCCTTCCTTTAGTATTGCTATTGGGAATCTGGGAAAAATAGAAGTCACAAACTACTGTCCTCCTGGACAAGAATCTTGCCTGACATACGGTATCTTTGCCTCTATTCACTAGAATGAAAATCACCAAGCACTTTTTTACTACATTTCCTAAGGAAAAGAATCAAAAGGTGTTTCCTCCAGCAAAGCAGATGTGCTTAGCAAGTACTCAATATTTAAATCTGAGCCAGAGAAGCCAGGACAAGAACAAAGTTATCTTGTACCAGACATATCCATTGAACTTAttactttctctgtttttactAATAGATACAAATATCTGGGTGCTGACAGGCAGGTGggacaaaaacatttcaaagagaaatttttGGTGACATGTATGTTCCAACTAGAACTTGTAGCAGAAGTTACAGATAGGAATTCGACTTCCAGGGCAACATATGGATTGTAATAAAGTCATGTCATTCATTAATAGCCTTCCCAAAAGCAGCAAATTATACAACACTTTTATTCTTCATAGGGAGTAGTGAAGTGGCGACAATAAAACCTTTCTCTTTACGGGGAACAATTTATACgggaatttaaaaaatgcaatagtTCCCTCTGACGGCAAAACCTGGTAATTCAGCTTCGTAATCCTCGGTAGGAGAATCAACATGTTGGAATCCCTTTTCATGGTTTCAAGCACAAGTCATTAGCCActaaagaaagcaaactgcagACTGATATTTGAgcttctgggtttgtttttttccccgCCCCCCTCTACAATGCTTCATTAGGATAATCAGTTAGGTAGTAGTTCTGCCTTCTTTTCTCTAGGGGAAAATTACCAGTCCCATCAATATTGTCACCAGGGGCGGGATGCTCAGTCATGCTCTGCCTAGTTAAAGCCTCTGATTAAAAGTGCCATTAAATAGCATGTGATGAATGGGATGTATTTAGCTAGGAGTCCTGTGGCCTGTGCTACAGACAGAAAGTCCTACTTATGGATCTTAAAAGTTCTGTTAGCGGTTAAACTACCTAAACCTCATGTAGGCTCCAAGTTTTGCTGTGTCAACAGTACTCACTGTTGCTATTCATGGAGCTTCTAACAGCAAACTGTTTAAttgtgaaatggaaaagcataCAAACCACTGAGCATGACAATGTAATTTCATTGCAGTCTGGGGAAAAGCAGTATCAAGTCAGGTCAAAGGGCTGTTCCCTTTGACAATCAAACTTTGCAGTGCTCTGAATTTGAAAttcaattttttgtttgaattttaaaattaccttgCAAGCAGGgaggttaatttttttatgaaagcCACCAAATTTTCTTAGCAtttcctgtcttttttaaaGACCTCTGTCCAGTTTACCAACATTCTTGAGAAATGCCTTGAAGCATAGGTTGGGGTTGGCGCAGCCCCACTGGAAAACCCATCACAGGTTGTGTGACGGGGGAGGGTTCCACCTTTGCACCACGTGATGAGGTGGCCTCACAGTGCAGCTTGTACCCGGAGCCTTACAGTTGTCACACTAACACTGAGGAGCAGAAGACAAGCAGAGCACTGTGCTGGGAAACTGAAAGCCCTTGGTACACCCTCTGGCTAGCCTTTGTCTCTAAAGTGGTCCCTCTTAAGTTCTACTGTGCATCTTCTGTATCAGCCAAAAGGGTTGTCAACCCTCTGCACCATACCATCACTGATCACTGTCCCATTTTGGCCAGCCAGGTGCTCCTTACCTGGTTGCCATCATACATGAAACCCTTCTTCAATTGCAGAAGCGCAAGTCTAGCCAGGATGGGAGACCTTTGTGGATTTCTGGAGAGTGCTAGTAAGAGCAGCTTGTGAGCTTCTTCTACACAGCCCATCTGGTACAGGGAATCAGCGCAAAGTATCCGTGATGCTTCATCAGAAGCATCCAGCTCCACCAAGAGAGAAGCTAGCTGGTAAACCCCAGGGGCAtctctggaggagaaaaaaaaatgaagaaaaaaggggaagaccaccttcaaggaaaaaatgctaATGAGAGTAACACAACCTTTGTCTCACCTGAAAGCTAAAAGCAGGTTATCAGTCCAGTATCAAAATGGATAATACATTTTACTATACCCAGCAGCATAGATATGTCTGCTGCTTGATTCCATAGTCATGATCCCTCTTTATAACAACATGTTCTTAAGGAGTTAAGGCTCTAAAGAAAGGTTAACAAGTAATGATTCATACCTGTGCCTGCAGTTCATACCAcaatcagaaaaggaaaaagtaacagtgaaaaaataaatgaatcaCCATTTCTAACGAAGAGCTGTGTGTTAAAATTTGTACAGACTCAGAAGAACTGTGTTAATAGGTAGCTTCTTGTTCCAGAAACAGTGACCTGTGTCTAAGGGGGCTTGTGTTTGTGTCCTGATCTGCCAGCGCAACACTGAATGAGTTAGTCCCGTCCTTCAGTGACACCGGAGTGCAGACCCCAAGTACTGGATGTGGAATGCGCATCATGCAACTGCAGAAAAAGGCCATAATAGCACAACAATTATTAAGAGACTAAATAAATGTGGGTATCAGTCGTAAAGAGCAGCCACCTGAGATGAACTTTCACATGCTATTTCCCACTTcaatttttctcctgaaatatTAGTATTTCACATAAGGGAAAGCTGAGAAAGTAATATAAAACTTCAGTTTTGGAGAAAATGGAAGACTTTTCTTGGGGTGGTACTggaaaaaactttgaaaatgaaCCACTGAAACATTTAGATTTAAATACTAGCTTGTTTTGTGTTGGAAGAAATCAAAAACCTAATAAAGATACTATTCTGATAAGCAATTATTTCTGATGTTTAGAAAGATGAGTTTAAGTATTAAACCTCAGAGTCCCTCTGTTAAACCTAGTTCTACCTTCAAACTCAGTTTTTAATGGATTTAGCTGGAATAGCTTGGCATTCCTGTCTCAGATCTCGCCACCTTAAATATGACATTAATACAGttagcacagaaaaaagaatttggaTTGCCAGCACCAAATACATGGACAGCAGCACTTCAGCTCTGTCTTGGAAGAACACTTTCTAGGGGCTTAGTACTTCATGGCCCAACAAACCCTTCAGTTCAGAGCTGCAAGGTGCCAGATAGCACCAACAAATCTGTTCCATTATGGATGTATCTACTCCTTTAGAGGAGAAATCTCTGTCACATTCCCTTTAGCGTTGTGCACGCTCCTAGCTTAGGCCAATTGGTTTATAACGGATTAACTTCCATAGAAGGATTGAGCTGATTTGCCTATGTGGAGCCTATTGCATTGTGACATACCAGTGAACAGCATTTTGCTGGAATAATCacactgcagttttatttcaacCCATTATGTTAATTAGGAACTTTAAATGGATCTATATCCTATTCTCATATATCTGAAGCAAGTAATCACTCTACTACTCAAGCTGCTCTCTTTTTGTTAGGAATCCACACAGCCCTGTTTATTTGTCTGCCCACAGGCAGAACTGCCTCCTGGGTACCTCTTCTTCTGGAGCATCTTCTGTCCTTCTTCTTGGAGAACTTTTAGCAGCAGCCCTCTTTGGTTCCACGGCACATAGGCCTTGATTGTGAAGATGGTTTCTTCCAGCTTTAACTGGCAAGCTGTGATATAATCCAGGGCTGTCAAGTAATGGCTGCCACCAGAAATCCGGATAAGTCCTCGCCCACATAAGGCTTTAATACAGCTGTTAGGATGTGGAGAATCATGCTCAATGACCTTTTGGAAGTCCTGCAGGGCTTGCAGATGGTCATGAGCATGGAGAGAGCAGAATCCTCGCAATGCTAAGAGAGTATTATAGTaagttttctgctctgctgccaagAGGTGTTCACAGATATCCAGGGCAGTTCTGATGTGTCCATGCAGGAGATGGCAGTCTGCTAGTCGAACACTGAGCTCACGTTTCGACCGTGGGGAGATCTGAAGAAGGAACTGGACTGTCTGGATGACAGAAGGCAGCAGTTCAGTACCATGACTGCCTCTCAGTTCGGTCCGAGTACGCACAGCTTCCCTGTATGCTGCAAACTTCACCTCCAGGACAGTTCTAGCCTGTTCTTCTATCCTCTCAGTGTCATGTGGTAAGAAAAGCTCTTCAAAGTGTTTCAttgcctgggcaggggtggcTGCAAAGGCTTCTGCTAAATCCTGCGTCATTTCCTCCATCCGTCCACCCAAGAAGTAATATGCAGCAGCCCGTTCTAAGAGCAGACCTGAAGCTTTCTCATTTCTAAGATTATTATCAGCTGAGAAGCCCTTGAGGGCCTTGCTACAAACTGCCACACACTCCTCAAATTGGCTTTTCTTAAAGAGATAAGCCGCATGCACCCTGCAAACCCAGAGATCATCTGGTGCCACAGCAGACAGGAAGTCGTAGCAGTTGCCCAGCCACTGGTCTAAGGAACTGCAGTCTGGGCTTTCTTTCTGATATGTCGAGAGATAATTAGAGAAGGCCTGGATGACCTGTGGCAGGTGTTCCCTTTGCCTGGTACACACATAGGCCACTGCCTCAGCCTGATGTCTCACAAAGGCTTGGATATATTCTGCAACTGCCTTCCTAACTTGTGTCCCAGACAGCACCCATGCCAAtgccctcagcagcagcagttccaTTGAATACTTTGGGTTAGCCTTCAGCAGGCTATTGCATTTACACAGCACCTCCTCTGGGCATCCTCGCCTAAGCAGGGTCTCCAGTTTGTATACAGAGGATACCACATTGTTGGGACTCAGAGTAGAGAGAAAGATGGCAGCTATTCCCACACTGAGGGAAACAACGGCCAGGTTCTTGCTCTGGATCTTGGGAATCTGATTCTTGCCTTTGCACCACATCTCCAGAGTGGCTATCACATTCTCCCAGAGCCCTTTGTCTAAGGACTTCACTTTCTGTACTGCTGTGTGGGcactgcagctgaaggcagccaTGTAGAAAGCAGTGGCTGTTGGTAATTCCTGCTGGGCGAGATGGTGGTCCCCTTCTTTGCAGACCAGTGCAGCAAGCTCCTGAGGTGACATTTTTACTGCTGGTATCTTCACCAAGCGGTGTCACACACGTAACGTGGCTAGTacctgtaaaacagaaaatcagcaaCATGAGGGGCTGTGGAACACACGATTTTTTGCTTGGTAGAGGGGTAGCTTTCCAACTGACAGACGTAAGCAAGCCCAGGTGCTGTTAAAAGCCAGGGGTTTGTCACTGACTGACTGGGTTTACTGGGAAGCAAAGCCAAGAGAAGAAACACTGCAGAGGTTCTCAGCCCATAAGGCACGGAGCCAGGCCACTGCCACACAACCTTGCAGTGCTCCCTGCCCTActgcctggccaggctggggggccTACTGGGCTTCGTCCTCCCTGGCCGAGATGTCCATTTGATAATTTGAAGGATTTTTAATCCGCAGGACAGTATGTcagtgctggtggctggcaATGAGGAGACACAGCAGCACCTCGACGTTTTGCCCACCACTTGCCTTCCCCCCTTTGCCCTGGAGAGGCGGAAAGGGCAGAGGAAAAGTGGCACCTGCCTGCCGGGGGCGGCGGGAACGGCGCGGTCCAGTGGAAGGCCCCGAGCtgcgccgccggccccggggcccGGCCCTGGCCGTGAGGGAACCTGGGGAGCGCAAATACCTGAGCGCGGGCGTCCGCGACGGGCCCCGCGCGGCCCGTTCCCGCCGGGCTCCTGCGGCGGGGCGCGCTGAGGCGAGGTGAGGCGCGGCCGGGCAGCCGGCGGGACGTCAGCGCGGGGCCGGAGCCAGGAGCCCTGTT
Proteins encoded:
- the TTC34 gene encoding tetratricopeptide repeat protein 34; protein product: MSPQELAALVCKEGDHHLAQQELPTATAFYMAAFSCSAHTAVQKVKSLDKGLWENVIATLEMWCKGKNQIPKIQSKNLAVVSLSVGIAAIFLSTLSPNNVVSSVYKLETLLRRGCPEEVLCKCNSLLKANPKYSMELLLLRALAWVLSGTQVRKAVAEYIQAFVRHQAEAVAYVCTRQREHLPQVIQAFSNYLSTYQKESPDCSSLDQWLGNCYDFLSAVAPDDLWVCRVHAAYLFKKSQFEECVAVCSKALKGFSADNNLRNEKASGLLLERAAAYYFLGGRMEEMTQDLAEAFAATPAQAMKHFEELFLPHDTERIEEQARTVLEVKFAAYREAVRTRTELRGSHGTELLPSVIQTVQFLLQISPRSKRELSVRLADCHLLHGHIRTALDICEHLLAAEQKTYYNTLLALRGFCSLHAHDHLQALQDFQKVIEHDSPHPNSCIKALCGRGLIRISGGSHYLTALDYITACQLKLEETIFTIKAYVPWNQRGLLLKVLQEEGQKMLQKKRYPGGSSACGQTNKQGYAPGVYQLASLLVELDASDEASRILCADSLYQMGCVEEAHKLLLLALSRNPQRSPILARLALLQLKKGFMYDGNQLLKKVIRIGDTSCLLPIMDIFKDEDRKLMQTHCHFRALTILKNKQEDADIKEAIAYLSFAIIASGGYAEDCLLIRAQCYGCLGQKKTAIFDFNAILKEDPRNVQALSGRGFIYLALKQQKEAVQDLISALKVEAGVVVPAILSLKHEAQGLITQWLLQHGRTALTEVVATKDLSKEETLKDLLMIAKALVQICKDAQYHIFYTDVLVASGKYEEALDHLHEAFGHSPDDFANARLAVLQLKKRSVAAAAHLFSILAEKDERELEFLLNFVDTKQQQNLSQVAAHEGNVLIKEYCYEKALGYYTLAVMTSKDNPRYLRQRAACLTHLKKYDKALKDIEKVIQKHGCNSLKTRVEDHCSKGHLLLSMAEEEAAVKQYIEALQLDESMALCSITNGPGSEIVTKTFHKIAQCNFEMQHYEEAWKITDYGLKIDKNTELKKLKTRLKREASSCSIH